The following proteins come from a genomic window of Lolium rigidum isolate FL_2022 chromosome 5, APGP_CSIRO_Lrig_0.1, whole genome shotgun sequence:
- the LOC124653497 gene encoding transcription initiation factor TFIID subunit 10-like: MMGSNNGGGGGGGGGGMTPGMGSPRAGGSDGRHEDEAVLTEFLSSLMDYSPTIPDELVEHYLGRSGFHCPDVRLTRLVAVATQKFISDVASDSLQHCKARVAAPIKDNKSKQPKDRRLVLTMDDLSKALREHGVNLKHPEYFADSPSAGMAPSTREEQN, from the exons ATGATGGGAAGCAacaacggcggcggtggcggaggaggaggaggcgggatgACTCCGGGCATGGGCTCGCCCAGGGCCGGCGGAAGCGACGGGCGGCACGAAGACGAGGCCGTACTCACCGAGTTCCTCTCCTCCCTCATGGACTACTCCCCCACG ATTCCGGACGAGCTGGTGGAGCACTACCTCGGCCGCAGCGGGTTCCACTGCCCCGATGTACGCCT AACAAGGCTGGTTGCTGTAGCTACTCAAAAATTCATTTCAGACGTTGCAAGTGACTCTCTTCA GCACTGCAAAGCCAGGGTTGCAGCACCTATCAAAGATAACAAAAGCAAACAACCCAAG GATAGACGTCTTGTGTTGACAATGGATGATCTTTCTAAAGCCTTGCGTGAG CATGGTGTTAACCTGAAACACCCAGAATACTTTGCGGACAGCCCATCAGCAGGGATGGCCCCTTCAACAAGAGAGGAGCAGAATTGA